One Trichosurus vulpecula isolate mTriVul1 chromosome 7, mTriVul1.pri, whole genome shotgun sequence genomic region harbors:
- the SH3BP4 gene encoding SH3 domain-binding protein 4 has protein sequence MAAQRIRAANSNGLPRCKSEGTLIDLSEGFSETSFNDVKVPSPSALLVDNPTPFGNAKEVIAIKDYCPTNFTTLKFSKGDHLYVLDTSGGEWWYAHNTTEMGYIPSSYVQPINYRNSTLSDSGMIDNLLDSPDEIAKELELLGGGWTEEKKGLNKAHNNNPFWNGVQTNPFLNGNVPIIPSLEEAAPKTTVDLLLFDTEAPPSFTTTGSAMTNSIGNIFDELPSTNRLSNAEQPIKRDNPFFRSKRSYSLSELSVLQAKSEAPSSSNFFTGLKSPTPEQFQSREDFRTAWLNHRKLARSCHDLDLLGQNPGWGQTQPVETNIVCKLDSSGGAVQLPDTNITLHVPEGHVAPGEMQQISMKALLDPPLELNSDKSSTISPVLEVKLSNMEVKSFIILEMKISAEVRQDVVSKSTVALQCLRSDMKEGPYVPVPLTYSYGDTIQVHLENLEPCMYIAVVAHGQNILYPSTVWDFINKKITVGVYGPKHIHPSFKTVVTIFGHECAPKTLLVSEVTRQVHGTSPVALQLWGKHQFVLSRPQDLKLCMFSNMTNYEVRASEQAKVVRGFQMKLGKVSRLIFPITSHDPNDLSDFTLRIQVKDDQEAILTQFCVQTPQPPPKSAIKPSGPRRFLKKNEIGKIILSPLAATTKYPTFQERPVASLKFGKLLKTVVRQNKNHYLLEYKKGDAIALLSEEKIKLKGQLWTKEWYIGYYQGKIGLVHTKNVLIVGKIRPCFFSGPDLSTSVLLEQILRPCKFLTYIYASVRTLLMENISSWRSFADALGYVNLPLTFFCRAELDSEPERVASVLEKLKEDCNNTENKDRKSFQKELMMALLKMDCQGLVVRLIQDFVLLTTAVEVAQRWRELAEKLAKVSRQQMDAYESPHRDRNGVVDSEAMWKPAYDFLLTWSNQIGDSYRDVIQELHLGLDKMKNPITKRWKHLTGTLILVNSLDILRAAAFSPMDHEDFAI, from the exons ATGGCGGCTCAGCGGATCCGTGCAGCCAACTCCAATGGGCTCCCGCGCTGCAAGTCTGAAGGGACTCTGATCGACCTGAGTGAGGGCTTCTCAGAGACGAGCTTTAATGATGTCAAAG TGCCTTCCCCCAGTGCCTTGCTTGTGGACAATCCCACACCTTTTGGAAATGCGAAAGAAGTGATAGCAATCAAAGACTACTGTCCCACCAACTTCACCACTCTGAAGTTCTCCAAGGGGGACCACTTGTATGTCTTGGATACATCGGGCGGAGAGTGGTGGTATGCGCACAACACCACGGAGATGGGCTACATCCCTTCCTCCTATGTGCAGCCCATCAACTACCGCAACTCAACGTTAAGTGACAGCGGCATGATCGACAATCTTCTGGACAGCCCTGATGAAATAGCCAAGGAGCTGGAATTGCTGGGAGGAGGGTGGACGGAGGAGAAGAAAGGTTTGAACAAAGCCCACAATAATAACCCTTTCTGGAACGGGGTGCAAACAAACCCATTTCTGAATGGGAACGTGCCCATTATACCCAGCCTGGAGGAGGCAGCTCCCAAAACAACGGTGGATTTGCTGCTCTTTGACACAGAGGCACCACCATCTTTTACCACAACTGGTTCTGCGATGACCAATAGCATTGGCAATATTTTTGACGAACTGCCGTCCACCAACAGACTCTCCAATGCTGAGCAACCCATCAAGCGAGATAACCCCTTTTTTAGAAGCAAACGTTCATATAGTTTATCAGAGCTGTCTGTCCTGCAAGCCAAGTCTGAAGCCCCATCATCGTCCAACTTTTTCACTGGGTTAAAATCTCCAACCCCTGAACAGTTTCAGAGCCGAGAGGACTTTAGAACTGCCTGGTTGAACCACAGGAAGCTGGCCCGCTCCTGCCATGACCTAGATCTGCTTGGCCAAAATCCTGGCTGGGGTCAGACTCAACCTGTGGAGACAAACATCGTATGCAAACTGGATTCGTCAGGTGGAGCTGTCCAGCTCCCAGACACAAATATTACCCTCCACGTTCCTGAGGGCCATGTGGCTCCTGGGGAAATGCAGCAGATTTCCATGAAAGCCCTTTTAGACCCACCCCTGGAGCTCAACAGTGACAAATCTAGTACCATCAGCCCGGTCCTGGAGGTGAAACTGAGCAACATGGAGGTGAAGTCATTTATCATCTTGGAGATGAAAATTTCGGCCGAGGTAAGACAGGATGTGGTCAGTAAAAGCACCGTGGCCTTGCAGTGTTTACGCAGTGACATGAAGGAAGGGCCGTATGTCCCAGTGCCTCTAACGTACAGCTATGGAGACACGATCCAAGTTCACTTGGAGAACCTGGAACCTTGCATGTACATAGCTGTCGTGGCCCACGGACAAAACATTCTCTACCCTTCTACTGTCTGGGACTTCATCAACAAGAAAATCACAGTAGGGGTGTACGGCCCCAAGCACATCCATCCTTCTTTCAAGACGGTGGTCACAATCTTTGGGCACGAGTGTGCACCGAAGACCCTGCTGGTAAGTGAGGTCACGCGGCAGGTTCATGGTACTTCTCCAGTGGCTTTGCAGCTCTGGGGGAAGCACCAGTTTGTTTTGTCCAGGCCCCAGGACCTCAAGCTGTGCATGTTTTCCAATATGACCAACTATGAGGTCAGAGCCAGCGAGCAAGCCAAAGTCGTCAGGGGGTTCCAGATGAAACTGGGTAAGGTAAGCCGCCTGATCTTTCCCATCACATCCCATGACCCCAACGACCTCTCAGACTTCACCCTGAGGATCCAGGTGAAAGACGACCAGGAGGCCATTCTCACCCAATTCTGTGTCCAgaccccccagcccccacccaagAGTGCCATCAAGCCTTCTGGACCTAGGAGATTCCTTAAGAAGAACGAGATTGGGAAGATTATCCTGTCTCCTCTGGCTGCTACCACCAAGTACCCAACTTTTCAGGAACGTCCAGTGGCCAGCCTCAAGTTTGGAAAATTGCTTAAGACAGTTGTGAGACAgaataaaaatcattatttgcTGGAATATAAGAAAGGAGATGCCATAGCCCTGCTTAGTGAGGAGAAGATCAAATTGAAAGGCCAGCTGTGGACAAAGGAATGGTACATCGGCTATTACCAGGGTAAGATTGGACTTGTGCACACCAAGAATGTGTTGATTGTTGGGAAAATTAGGCCATGCTTTTTTTCTGGGCCTGACCTCAGTACCAGTGTGCTTCTGGAACAAATTCTGAGGCCCTGCAAGTTTCTGACTTATATCTATGCCTCTGTAAGGACCTTGCTTATGGAGAACATCAGTAGTTGGCGGTCATTCGCAGATGCCTTGGGTTACGTGAATCTCCCACTCACGTTCTTTTGCCGAGCAGAATTAGACAGTGAGCCTGAGCGGGTGGCCTCCGTCCTCGAAAAGTTGAAGGAAGACTGTAATAACACTGAGAATAAAGACAGAAAATCTTTTCAGAAGGAGCTAATGATG GCTTTGCTGAAGATGGACTGTCAGGGCCTTGTGGTCAGGCTCATCCAGGACTTCGTGCTCCTCACCACAGCCGTCGAGGTGGCCCAGCGATGGAGGGAGCTGGCCGAAAAGCTCGCCAAAGTGTCCAGGCAACAGATGGATGCTTATGAATCTCCACACCGGGACAGGAACGGGGTGGTCGACAGCGAG GCCATGTGGAAGCCTGCATATGACTTCTTATTGACGTGGAGCAATCAGATCGGGGACAGCTACCGGGACGTCATCCAGGAGCTTCACCTGGGCTTGGACAAGATGAAGAACCCCATTACCAAGCGTTGGAAACATCTCACGGGGACCCTGATCCTGGTGAACTCCCTGGACATCCTGAGGGCAGCTGCCTTCAGCCCCATGGACCATGAAGACTTTGCCATCTGA